In Caproiciproducens sp. NJN-50, the following are encoded in one genomic region:
- a CDS encoding VirD4-like conjugal transfer protein, CD1115 family has product MQISPVVTLLIAGFLMFAVIGLLSLLAHYYTLNGIKSRTVGDGQHGTARWATKSEIKHTYSEVPFEPELWRQGKNLPSAQGLIIGWHKAPLFDRTAPHGYALIDDDDIHCLMIGAAGVGKTANFLYPNLEYACAAGMSFLTTDTKGDLYRNYGGIAKECYGYDVAVIDLRNPTRSDGFNLNHLVNRYMDAYLRDYANLAYKAKAEKYAKITAKTIIGSGGFDIATAGQNAFFYDAAEGLLTSVILLLAEFCPPEKRHIVSVFKLIQDLLAPSGVKGRTLFQLLMAHLPDDHKTKWFAGAALNSADMAMQSVLSTALSRLNAFLDSELEQVLCFDTAIDAEKFCNTKSAIFLVMPEEDSTKYFIISLIVQQLYREILAVADEHGGKLPNRVMMYLDEIGTIPKIESAEMMFSSSRSRRVSITAIIQSLAQLEKNYGKEGAAIIVDNCQDTIFGGFAPNSESAETLSKSLGTRTVMSGTVNRGKSDGSQNLEMIERPLLSPDELKSMPKGRFVVTKTGAYPMRTRLKLFKDWGITFGKPYEVEEKSARKVEYADRFELEEELIRRNAAYTVDPDIAEGEPSAHGGIEHAPAQEIRNFPRRKDPVRIE; this is encoded by the coding sequence ATGCAAATATCTCCGGTTGTCACACTGCTGATCGCCGGATTTCTGATGTTCGCCGTCATCGGGCTTCTGTCCCTGCTGGCGCATTATTATACCCTCAACGGAATCAAATCCCGGACGGTGGGCGACGGCCAGCACGGTACGGCCCGTTGGGCGACCAAATCCGAAATCAAGCACACCTATTCGGAAGTCCCTTTTGAGCCGGAACTCTGGCGGCAGGGCAAAAACCTTCCCTCCGCACAGGGCCTGATTATCGGCTGGCATAAAGCGCCGCTGTTTGACCGGACGGCTCCCCACGGCTACGCGCTGATTGATGACGACGATATCCACTGCCTCATGATCGGTGCGGCCGGCGTCGGGAAAACCGCAAATTTTTTATATCCCAACCTCGAATACGCATGTGCGGCCGGCATGAGCTTTCTTACGACCGATACCAAGGGAGATCTGTATCGCAATTATGGGGGGATCGCAAAAGAGTGTTACGGTTACGACGTGGCCGTAATTGATCTGCGCAACCCGACCCGGAGCGACGGGTTCAACCTGAATCATCTGGTCAACCGGTACATGGACGCCTATCTGCGGGACTATGCAAATCTGGCATATAAGGCAAAGGCCGAAAAGTATGCTAAGATTACGGCGAAGACCATCATCGGGTCGGGAGGTTTCGATATCGCTACGGCCGGCCAGAACGCCTTCTTTTACGACGCGGCGGAAGGTCTGCTGACCTCGGTCATCCTTCTGCTCGCGGAATTCTGCCCTCCGGAGAAGCGTCATATCGTCTCCGTCTTCAAACTGATTCAGGACCTGCTCGCACCGAGCGGCGTGAAGGGCAGGACTCTGTTCCAGTTGCTGATGGCGCATCTTCCGGACGACCACAAGACAAAATGGTTCGCGGGCGCGGCGCTCAACAGCGCGGATATGGCGATGCAGAGCGTCCTTTCCACGGCGCTTTCCAGGCTCAACGCATTCCTGGATTCCGAACTGGAGCAGGTTCTGTGTTTTGACACTGCGATCGACGCGGAGAAGTTCTGTAATACCAAGTCCGCGATATTTTTGGTGATGCCTGAAGAGGATTCCACCAAATACTTCATTATCAGCCTGATTGTCCAGCAGCTCTACCGGGAAATTCTTGCCGTAGCTGATGAGCACGGCGGCAAGCTGCCCAACCGTGTCATGATGTACCTTGATGAGATAGGGACCATTCCAAAAATAGAGTCAGCCGAGATGATGTTCTCATCCAGTCGCTCCCGGCGGGTGTCTATAACAGCCATCATCCAGAGCCTTGCTCAGTTGGAGAAAAATTACGGAAAAGAAGGCGCCGCCATCATCGTGGATAACTGCCAGGACACGATTTTCGGAGGTTTCGCGCCCAACAGCGAGTCGGCGGAAACCCTGTCCAAATCGCTGGGAACCCGAACGGTGATGAGCGGGACCGTTAATCGAGGCAAAAGCGACGGCTCGCAGAACCTCGAAATGATCGAGCGTCCGCTCCTTTCGCCGGACGAACTCAAATCCATGCCCAAGGGCAGATTCGTTGTGACGAAAACCGGCGCTTATCCAATGCGCACCCGGCTCAAGCTGTTTAAGGATTGGGGTATCACCTTCGGCAAACCTTATGAGGTTGAGGAAAAGTCGGCCCGGAAGGTGGAGTACGCCGACCGGTTCGAGCTGGAGGAAGAACTCATCCGCAGGAATGCGGCTTATACGGTTGACCCGGACATAGCTGAAGGTGAACCCAGTGCACACGGTGGGATCGAGCATGCGCCTGCGCAGGAGATACGCAATTTTCCGCGAAGAAAAGATCCCGTTCGCATTGAATAG
- a CDS encoding helix-turn-helix domain-containing protein, which yields MGYFTSLYASELPHRAVAVYMYLRDRADKDGKCYPAIGTIARELKLSKSTVKRAISDLEKSGHLCKEPRWRENGGKSSNLYHIK from the coding sequence ATGGGGTATTTTACATCCCTTTACGCGTCTGAGCTTCCTCACCGCGCGGTTGCCGTGTATATGTACCTGCGCGACCGAGCCGATAAGGACGGCAAATGCTACCCGGCGATCGGTACCATCGCACGGGAACTGAAGCTGTCCAAAAGCACGGTCAAGCGGGCAATTTCCGACCTTGAAAAAAGCGGCCATCTCTGCAAAGAGCCGAGGTGGCGCGAAAACGGCGGAAAATCCTCCAACCTGTATCACATCAAATAA
- a CDS encoding heavy metal translocating P-type ATPase has protein sequence MSTKVFMLNGLDCANCAAKIETEIKNIEGIKFASVDFVSKRLTWEAESNTNVPMLVEKIESIVKKIEPDVKIALVENPSKSEIEEKDDDDEEGHKKEIVELVIGGTLFVVGLIFKFQNWLELTIFLISYIIVGRKVVLSAIKGIVRGQVFSEHFLMSVATIGAFFVGEYPEGVAVMLFYLVGELFEDMAVDNSRKSISELMDIRPDYANLQVGEELKKVSPDEVNIGNKIVVKPGEKIPLDGKVIEGTSMVDTAALTGESVPRELKPGSDALSGFVNKNGVLTIEVTKGFGESTVSKILDLVQNASNKKAPTEKFITKFARYYTPVVVFGALALAIIPPLVIPGASFSDWIYRGLVFLVVSCPCALVLSIPLGFLGGIGGASKKGILVKGGNYLEALNNVEAVVFDKTGTLTKGVFKVTKAISENGYTEDELIKYAAYAESYSNHPIALSIIAAYHAEIDKYKIENYQEIAGHGIKVNVNGKEVLVGNTKLMISENIQYTDVDTLGTVVHVAIDKKYAGSIIISDEVKEDSAKTIKELKALGVRKTVMLTGDLKKVADNIGKELGLDKVYSELLPADKVEKVESLEAQKSHKGKIVFVGDGINDAPVLARADIGIAMGGLGSDAAIEAADVVIMTDEPHKVASAIKIAKRTRNIVSQNIVFALGVKAIFLVLGALGLASMWAAVFADMGVALIAVVNAMRALNTKKI, from the coding sequence ATGTCGACGAAGGTATTTATGCTTAATGGGTTGGACTGCGCCAACTGTGCCGCAAAAATAGAAACAGAAATTAAAAACATTGAAGGGATTAAGTTCGCTTCAGTAGATTTTGTTTCTAAGAGACTTACTTGGGAAGCTGAGTCGAATACCAATGTTCCTATGTTAGTGGAGAAGATAGAAAGCATCGTAAAAAAAATAGAACCGGATGTGAAAATTGCTTTAGTGGAAAATCCTTCTAAATCTGAAATAGAAGAAAAAGATGACGACGATGAAGAAGGGCATAAAAAAGAGATAGTCGAACTGGTGATTGGAGGAACTTTATTTGTTGTTGGATTGATTTTTAAATTTCAAAACTGGCTTGAACTTACCATATTTTTAATAAGCTATATCATTGTTGGCAGAAAAGTTGTTTTAAGCGCAATAAAGGGGATCGTACGAGGTCAGGTATTCAGTGAGCACTTCCTGATGAGTGTTGCTACAATCGGTGCCTTCTTTGTTGGAGAGTATCCGGAAGGCGTCGCCGTTATGTTGTTCTATCTGGTTGGGGAATTATTCGAGGATATGGCCGTGGATAATTCCAGAAAGTCAATCAGTGAATTAATGGATATAAGACCTGATTATGCAAATTTACAGGTTGGCGAAGAACTCAAAAAAGTATCTCCTGATGAAGTAAATATCGGTAATAAGATCGTAGTAAAACCGGGAGAAAAAATTCCTCTTGACGGCAAGGTCATAGAAGGCACTTCAATGGTTGATACAGCGGCATTGACCGGAGAATCCGTTCCACGTGAGTTAAAACCCGGAAGTGATGCTTTGAGCGGGTTTGTAAATAAGAATGGCGTTTTGACTATTGAAGTTACAAAAGGATTCGGAGAATCTACAGTTTCAAAAATCTTGGATTTAGTACAGAATGCCAGCAACAAAAAAGCGCCAACTGAAAAATTTATAACAAAATTTGCGCGTTACTATACTCCGGTTGTTGTATTTGGAGCATTGGCATTAGCAATTATTCCGCCTTTGGTTATTCCAGGAGCATCCTTCTCTGACTGGATTTACCGAGGGTTAGTATTCTTGGTGGTTTCCTGCCCCTGTGCGTTAGTGCTTTCAATACCATTGGGATTCCTTGGGGGAATTGGGGGAGCTTCAAAAAAGGGAATATTAGTAAAAGGCGGCAACTACCTTGAAGCATTGAACAATGTTGAAGCAGTTGTTTTTGATAAGACGGGGACTTTAACCAAAGGTGTATTCAAGGTTACAAAAGCGATTTCTGAAAACGGTTATACAGAGGATGAACTGATCAAATATGCGGCATATGCTGAAAGCTATTCAAATCATCCGATTGCACTTTCAATTATAGCTGCTTATCATGCTGAAATTGATAAATATAAAATTGAAAATTATCAGGAAATAGCGGGACATGGAATTAAGGTCAATGTCAATGGAAAGGAAGTACTCGTTGGAAATACTAAATTAATGATCAGTGAAAACATCCAATACACTGATGTGGATACGTTAGGCACAGTAGTACATGTGGCCATAGACAAAAAGTATGCGGGCAGTATCATAATTTCAGATGAGGTGAAAGAAGACTCTGCAAAAACAATTAAAGAGTTGAAAGCGCTTGGCGTTAGAAAAACAGTTATGCTTACTGGCGACTTGAAGAAGGTGGCAGACAATATCGGCAAGGAATTAGGTTTAGACAAGGTTTATTCTGAACTGTTACCCGCCGATAAAGTTGAAAAAGTTGAATCCCTGGAAGCCCAAAAATCTCACAAGGGAAAGATTGTATTTGTTGGTGATGGAATTAACGATGCGCCGGTACTTGCAAGAGCCGACATCGGTATCGCTATGGGAGGCTTGGGCTCGGACGCTGCGATTGAGGCCGCAGATGTAGTGATTATGACTGATGAACCTCATAAAGTAGCATCAGCGATAAAAATTGCGAAAAGAACGAGAAACATTGTATCTCAGAATATCGTGTTTGCATTAGGAGTTAAAGCCATATTCCTCGTATTAGGAGCATTGGGGTTAGCTTCCATGTGGGCGGCCGTGTTTGCAGATATGGGGGTTGCTCTGATTGCAGTTGTTAACGCAATGAGAGCTCTGAATACGAAAAAAATATGA
- a CDS encoding IS110 family transposase, protein MISVGIDVAKDKHDCFIINSEGEVLADVFTIPNNMDGFHRLLQRIRDCTSPQDKIKVGLEATGHYSYNILGFLLDNGLPTYVLNPLHTNLYRKSLSLRKTKTDRVDARTIAAMLLSDVGLKPYTGTAYHNEELKSLTRYRFDKVKERGKLKQSIARLVCILFPELEKLVPTLHMVSVYALLEEFPGAKQIAEAHLTRLKTLLHDASRGRYGRDMAVDIRETARKSIGSVMPAKSLELCHTIRLIRELDAEIDEIETAIQNIMNKLHSPITTIPGVGTRMGAMILAEVGDFSRFGSPDKLLAYAGLSPSTYQSGQLHNCYAHMEKRGSRYLRFAIFNAAKYVCHWDPVFAAYLAKKRAEGKHYNVAVSHAAKKLVRLIYALEKSGKPYCLTA, encoded by the coding sequence ATGATTTCTGTTGGAATTGACGTTGCCAAGGACAAGCACGATTGCTTCATCATCAACTCGGAAGGCGAAGTCCTCGCAGATGTATTCACCATCCCAAACAACATGGATGGTTTTCATCGCCTGCTGCAAAGGATTCGAGACTGCACCTCACCTCAAGACAAAATAAAGGTAGGGCTTGAGGCAACCGGGCATTACAGCTACAACATCCTCGGGTTTCTTCTTGACAATGGGCTACCCACCTATGTCTTGAACCCCCTGCACACCAACCTTTACCGAAAAAGCCTCAGTCTCAGGAAGACGAAGACCGACCGGGTCGATGCGCGAACGATTGCAGCTATGCTTTTGTCCGATGTGGGCCTCAAGCCCTACACAGGTACAGCATACCACAACGAGGAGTTAAAGTCACTGACGAGATATCGTTTTGACAAGGTGAAGGAGCGTGGAAAACTCAAGCAGTCGATTGCCCGCCTGGTCTGCATCCTGTTCCCTGAACTGGAAAAACTGGTGCCGACGCTTCACATGGTCTCCGTTTACGCTTTGCTGGAGGAGTTCCCTGGTGCAAAACAGATTGCGGAAGCTCATCTGACGCGGCTGAAAACACTTTTGCATGACGCTTCCAGAGGCCGCTATGGTCGGGACATGGCTGTGGATATCCGGGAAACGGCCAGAAAATCCATTGGCTCGGTGATGCCCGCAAAGTCGTTAGAGCTTTGCCACACCATCCGTCTCATCCGGGAGTTGGACGCCGAGATCGATGAAATCGAGACTGCAATCCAAAACATCATGAACAAGCTGCATTCTCCTATTACTACCATCCCCGGCGTTGGCACCCGGATGGGAGCTATGATACTTGCCGAGGTTGGCGACTTTTCCCGGTTCGGGTCTCCCGACAAGCTGCTGGCCTACGCCGGACTTTCGCCCTCGACCTACCAATCCGGGCAGCTTCATAACTGCTATGCTCATATGGAAAAGCGCGGTTCCCGGTATCTCCGATTTGCCATCTTCAATGCCGCCAAGTACGTTTGCCATTGGGATCCGGTTTTTGCCGCTTACCTCGCCAAAAAGCGGGCGGAGGGCAAGCATTACAACGTCGCCGTCTCTCACGCTGCCAAAAAACTGGTACGCCTCATTTACGCTTTAGAGAAATCCGGCAAGCCTTACTGTCTGACAGCGTAA
- a CDS encoding ArsR/SmtB family transcription factor — protein MSENQENMTDQENAMCDITIVHQDILDKVKKEITDDDTLYNMAGIFKVLSDPTRLKIINALMLSEMCVCDIAALLNMSKPAISHHLKSLRQTHLIKYRRDGKIAYYSLNDAHIKMMFDLCITHIKK, from the coding sequence ATGTCTGAAAACCAGGAAAACATGACAGATCAAGAAAATGCAATGTGTGATATCACTATTGTTCATCAGGATATATTAGATAAAGTGAAAAAAGAAATAACTGACGATGATACTTTGTATAATATGGCTGGTATATTTAAAGTACTCAGCGATCCTACACGCCTAAAAATTATAAATGCGCTTATGCTTTCTGAAATGTGCGTGTGTGATATTGCAGCTTTGCTGAATATGTCGAAGCCTGCTATTTCGCATCATCTAAAATCGTTACGGCAAACCCACTTAATTAAATACAGGCGTGACGGGAAAATCGCTTATTATTCACTGAATGATGCACATATTAAAATGATGTTTGATCTATGTATAACGCATATCAAAAAATAA
- a CDS encoding FMN-binding protein, with protein sequence MPAGCCAFFYVHTLSAQSSGRYKDGTYHGLGAGFRGGTTTVTVEVSGGKITAIQVDSSEDAPSFFNAAYTMVSNEIISSQTAEVDAVSGATYSSGGIMDAVSNALAQA encoded by the coding sequence TTGCCGGCCGGATGCTGTGCTTTCTTTTATGTCCATACACTTTCCGCTCAGTCATCGGGGCGGTATAAGGACGGTACTTATCATGGACTTGGCGCCGGATTTCGGGGAGGCACAACGACGGTGACGGTCGAAGTTTCAGGCGGGAAAATTACTGCAATCCAAGTGGATTCCAGCGAGGATGCTCCGAGCTTTTTCAATGCTGCGTACACAATGGTTTCCAATGAAATCATCAGCAGCCAGACAGCGGAAGTGGACGCTGTATCCGGCGCGACATACAGCAGCGGGGGCATTATGGATGCAGTTTCCAATGCCTTGGCTCAAGCATAA
- a CDS encoding ferritin-like domain-containing protein, protein MSYTHPNGQPQGTAQKFTDKLREILISEIIAINGYQTHIANSDISEINDAWHSIMLDEKQHYGWVLKLLRKYDPEQYKQFLAHKGDNPGPQTPVSLSHSQSGGAAILNDIRDDIKGELEAVILYEAQLPKYPYRDIRTTLQAVIDDEKGHAEHLTRLLLKYDVDPYDELV, encoded by the coding sequence ATGAGTTATACGCATCCGAACGGACAGCCGCAGGGTACGGCACAGAAGTTTACGGATAAACTCAGGGAAATCCTGATCAGTGAAATCATCGCGATTAACGGTTACCAAACCCACATCGCCAACTCGGACATTTCTGAAATAAACGATGCCTGGCACAGTATTATGCTCGACGAAAAGCAGCATTACGGCTGGGTTCTGAAGCTGCTCCGCAAATATGATCCGGAGCAGTATAAACAGTTTTTAGCTCATAAGGGCGACAACCCCGGGCCCCAGACACCGGTGTCGCTCTCCCATTCCCAGTCCGGCGGTGCGGCCATTCTGAACGATATCCGGGACGATATCAAGGGAGAACTCGAGGCCGTGATTCTGTATGAAGCGCAGCTGCCAAAATATCCATACCGGGATATCCGCACCACCTTGCAGGCCGTGATTGATGACGAAAAAGGGCACGCGGAGCATCTTACCAGGCTATTGCTAAAATATGACGTCGATCCGTATGATGAACTGGTTTGA
- a CDS encoding cation-translocating P-type ATPase has translation MTERKNTTNPTGLTTAEAVQRQKRFGRNELIPKKKKNVLQEILKALSEPMFLLLIVTAVIYFLLGEPRDGVVMLIFVSGMISIDVIQGWKTDKTLNALKDLAAPRITVLRDGAEQRIDSADLVPGDIMLIAEGDKIPADGEILQANDLCVDESSMTGEAEGVWKVALGTADTDGGHWRCDHCYAGTLVTQGSALVRVDQIGKATEFGKIGTNVVGAPEAPSPLQRQTRGLVKLCAVIAAVLFVLVGCFTWLNIPDHQFTDRLIESILSGVTLAMAMIPEEFPVILTVFLSMGAWRLAKRHSLMRRLASVETLGAVSVLCVDKTGTITMNQMTVCDTWTEENKERDLCAVMGMACEPDAYDPMEKAMISYCEGRGLSKEFLFGGELIQEYSFTHEAKMMGHVWRRGNQILIAAKGSPEKILALCNLNSDERDKVQEKAADMAARGLRVIAVGRMDVGTADEVPASLAQCRLQFCGLVGLADPPRESVKADILRCRKAGVRVVMITGDNGITASAIAKQIGMPCGESVTGDEIDRMTDEELQKRVRSVSIFSRVVPEHKMRIVKAFKANGEIVAMTGDGVNDAPALKYADIGIAMGKRGSEVSREAADLILLDDNFSTIVDTIRDGRRIYDNIKKAVGYVFTIHIPIAFSCLLAPLLKVNPANLMLLPIHVVLLELIIDPTCSIIFERQPAEQNVMERDPRDPKEKLMRAKGLFRSILQGLTVFASSFGTYYTVLMADPAVNAPVARAMGLSIIFLSNLLLVLVNSSQTDFAFQSFHRLIKDKVMWAAFAGTISMLVLLLYTPLSAFVKLAPLTGPEAIAVIVMSAASVLWVEIVKLVKHLRKN, from the coding sequence ATGACAGAACGAAAGAACACCACAAATCCAACCGGCCTGACGACGGCGGAAGCCGTGCAACGTCAAAAGCGATTCGGCAGGAACGAATTGATTCCGAAAAAGAAGAAGAATGTTCTTCAAGAGATTTTGAAAGCCTTGTCGGAACCTATGTTTTTGCTGCTCATCGTGACGGCGGTCATCTATTTTTTGCTGGGTGAGCCGCGCGACGGAGTTGTTATGCTGATCTTTGTATCGGGTATGATCAGTATCGATGTGATCCAGGGCTGGAAAACCGACAAGACCCTGAACGCCTTAAAGGATCTCGCGGCACCGCGCATTACGGTGCTGCGGGACGGAGCGGAGCAGCGGATCGACAGCGCTGATCTTGTCCCGGGAGATATCATGCTGATTGCCGAAGGCGACAAGATCCCGGCGGACGGGGAGATCCTTCAGGCAAACGATCTGTGCGTCGACGAGTCGTCCATGACGGGCGAAGCGGAAGGCGTTTGGAAGGTCGCGCTCGGGACCGCCGATACAGACGGCGGGCACTGGCGGTGCGACCACTGCTACGCGGGGACTCTTGTGACGCAGGGAAGCGCGCTGGTCCGCGTGGATCAAATCGGCAAAGCCACCGAGTTCGGGAAAATCGGTACAAATGTCGTCGGCGCGCCGGAAGCCCCGTCGCCGCTTCAGAGGCAGACCCGCGGGCTCGTGAAGCTTTGCGCGGTTATTGCGGCGGTCCTGTTTGTATTGGTAGGCTGCTTCACTTGGCTGAATATCCCGGACCACCAATTTACCGACAGGCTGATCGAAAGCATCCTTTCCGGCGTCACGCTCGCCATGGCCATGATCCCGGAAGAGTTCCCGGTTATTTTGACAGTCTTCCTTTCCATGGGCGCATGGCGGCTTGCAAAAAGGCATTCGCTTATGCGCAGGCTGGCTTCCGTAGAAACGCTCGGCGCCGTGTCGGTTCTTTGCGTTGATAAGACCGGCACCATTACGATGAATCAGATGACCGTATGCGATACGTGGACGGAGGAAAACAAAGAGCGGGACCTCTGCGCGGTCATGGGGATGGCCTGTGAACCGGACGCATATGACCCTATGGAAAAGGCCATGATTTCGTATTGTGAAGGCAGGGGCCTGTCCAAGGAGTTCCTTTTCGGCGGCGAACTGATTCAGGAATATTCGTTTACCCATGAAGCGAAAATGATGGGCCACGTCTGGCGGCGCGGCAACCAAATTCTGATCGCCGCGAAAGGCTCTCCGGAAAAGATCCTCGCTTTATGTAATCTCAATTCGGACGAACGGGACAAAGTACAGGAAAAAGCCGCCGATATGGCGGCACGCGGGCTCCGTGTGATTGCGGTTGGCAGAATGGACGTTGGAACGGCGGACGAAGTTCCCGCTTCTTTGGCCCAGTGCCGCCTTCAGTTCTGTGGGTTGGTTGGCCTTGCGGATCCTCCGAGGGAATCCGTAAAAGCGGATATTCTCCGCTGCAGGAAGGCAGGCGTCCGCGTTGTGATGATTACGGGCGACAACGGCATCACGGCAAGCGCGATCGCGAAGCAGATCGGCATGCCATGCGGGGAATCCGTCACCGGCGACGAGATCGACCGGATGACGGATGAGGAACTTCAGAAACGGGTCCGTTCCGTCAGCATTTTTTCCCGCGTCGTCCCGGAGCATAAGATGCGCATCGTGAAAGCTTTCAAGGCAAACGGCGAGATCGTGGCAATGACGGGCGACGGGGTCAACGACGCCCCCGCGCTCAAATATGCCGATATCGGCATCGCGATGGGAAAGCGCGGTTCGGAGGTGTCCCGCGAAGCCGCCGATCTCATCCTGCTTGACGATAATTTTTCGACGATTGTGGATACCATCAGGGACGGCAGGCGGATTTACGACAACATCAAAAAAGCGGTCGGATATGTGTTCACGATTCACATTCCAATCGCGTTTTCCTGTCTGTTGGCCCCTCTCCTAAAAGTAAATCCGGCGAATCTTATGTTACTGCCCATCCATGTCGTCCTTTTGGAACTGATTATCGATCCGACCTGCTCCATCATTTTTGAACGACAGCCCGCGGAACAGAATGTGATGGAACGCGATCCCCGTGATCCGAAAGAAAAACTGATGAGAGCGAAAGGTCTCTTCAGAAGCATTCTGCAGGGGCTGACGGTTTTTGCCTCTTCTTTTGGAACCTATTATACGGTTCTTATGGCAGATCCAGCCGTAAACGCTCCGGTTGCCCGTGCAATGGGCCTTTCCATTATTTTTCTAAGCAATCTGCTTTTGGTTCTGGTCAACAGTTCCCAAACGGATTTTGCATTCCAGTCATTCCACCGTCTGATCAAAGACAAGGTGATGTGGGCGGCCTTTGCGGGAACCATTTCCATGCTTGTCCTGCTCTTATACACTCCGCTTTCAGCCTTTGTGAAGCTGGCTCCGCTGACCGGACCGGAAGCGATCGCCGTAATCGTGATGTCGGCGGCGTCGGTACTTTGGGTCGAAATCGTAAAACTTGTAAAACATCTGAGAAAGAATTAA
- a CDS encoding DedA family protein yields the protein MQEWVIHIMNQYGYVGIALLIAIENLFPPIPSELILTFGGFMTTYTSMNIWIVTLSATIGSVAGAIVLYGVGRLLPAEKMDRFIGKWGHVLGLKKGDVERAEGWFNRRGASTVFFCRFIPLVRSLISIPAGMARMRRGRFLLYTTLGSAIWNVVLVALGAFAGAGWERVSQSMNLYTYITLAVMAVGGVGFVVWISKKRKKKK from the coding sequence ATGCAGGAATGGGTCATCCATATTATGAACCAGTACGGATACGTGGGGATAGCACTGCTGATTGCAATCGAGAACCTGTTTCCTCCCATTCCTTCCGAGCTGATCCTGACTTTCGGCGGCTTCATGACCACTTACACCAGCATGAACATCTGGATTGTCACCTTGTCCGCCACCATCGGGTCGGTGGCTGGGGCAATCGTCCTTTACGGTGTCGGACGGCTGCTTCCGGCCGAGAAAATGGACAGGTTCATCGGGAAATGGGGACATGTCCTCGGGCTGAAAAAAGGGGATGTGGAACGGGCGGAAGGCTGGTTTAATCGGCGCGGTGCCTCCACCGTCTTTTTTTGCCGGTTTATTCCATTAGTCCGAAGCCTCATCTCCATCCCCGCGGGGATGGCGCGGATGCGCAGAGGCAGGTTCCTTTTGTACACCACCCTCGGCTCCGCAATTTGGAATGTGGTTCTGGTGGCGCTGGGTGCTTTTGCCGGAGCCGGCTGGGAACGCGTCAGCCAATCCATGAATCTCTATACCTACATTACTCTCGCCGTGATGGCGGTCGGCGGGGTTGGTTTTGTTGTTTGGATTTCTAAAAAAAGGAAAAAGAAAAAATAG
- a CDS encoding helix-turn-helix domain-containing protein: MDTNILNLSQASEFLGISEKTLIKLLREEHIPARKIGREWRFSREALVRWLAAGDSTNYINQNERYMVSEDTPGRSPDLFDGIGSRLDSLRKNGNRIQALLPDLGRDVTIPREATLRVSYKQQREIEKLEFKIFWSLREECKLETNQKSGTFPQKKNR, translated from the coding sequence ATGGACACCAATATCTTAAATCTGAGTCAGGCATCGGAATTTTTGGGGATCAGCGAGAAGACGCTGATCAAGCTGCTCCGGGAGGAGCATATTCCCGCCCGGAAAATCGGCCGGGAATGGCGCTTCAGCCGGGAAGCGCTGGTCCGCTGGCTCGCCGCCGGGGATTCGACGAACTATATCAACCAAAACGAGCGGTACATGGTTTCCGAGGACACGCCCGGCAGATCCCCCGACCTGTTCGACGGCATCGGAAGCAGACTGGACTCTCTGCGAAAAAACGGAAACCGCATCCAGGCGTTGCTGCCGGATCTGGGCAGGGACGTCACGATCCCGCGGGAAGCCACTCTGCGCGTCAGCTATAAGCAGCAGCGGGAGATCGAAAAGCTGGAGTTCAAAATTTTCTGGAGCCTGCGAGAAGAATGCAAACTGGAAACAAATCAGAAGTCCGGAACTTTTCCTCAAAAGAAAAATCGATAA